In one window of Temnothorax longispinosus isolate EJ_2023e chromosome 11, Tlon_JGU_v1, whole genome shotgun sequence DNA:
- the Ziz gene encoding dedicator of cytokinesis protein 9 isoform X5 gives MRPDAAGAATAASADGGTEPRPDRRRTTALARMSERKFTRGLGKPGMAAQLRETVSQVVRESTVQSKPHLVEPIDFENFVLKNKTLLQNDPQRELLLYPQDDISQVVLPRRYRSVVPTAQHITECEEGEENLLTKECLSSYTSNWNLVHYKYAAYSGAYLELPRISKADDLKDEVYEIDTEVDQVDEDLTKNDGITKEGYLMKGPEIGSADRMFAHIGSKSFKRRFCHLRQEVDGTYILEFFKDERKGEAKLTIVMDFCTEVVRNSKRGRFCFELRMSDTHKSYTLAADNEADMQDWLLKLSSVLQHYKQQEEKRAASLERTCNTPPPSPQPMQVYGTLKGLEQSMNPQLIKYSRETDTSIALARRENRKRLFSVYPYIPHAKTAVGQSADNVDPYKEQFGHRILVKCESLKFRLQAPIDEKESLCQVEPYHTVLSLFDARTGRKLTENFHFDINHEIVRNMTRELSPAGITTETEDITLPGELKNIPLDWIKYPKQAIFNISNPHPDIFLVVRIDKLLQGNIYQTSEPYLRATKDPRLGLKVHKQVRACCQRLGNYRMPFAWAARPLFRLYSNELDTSSDFPAIYRQEGHKIKDEELLKLLSEYRKPEKLSKLTVIPGWLKIKIEPITDIPENTLSTCLAPLKPFPIPPTAEPTIEVAEFESTSERDVHPYTTYVNHLYVYPQTLNFDSQKMFTRARNIACIMELRDDDGENVKPLRAIYGRPGSPLLCLRASCAVLHHSAVPSWYEEIKIKLPTKLHAKHHILFSFYHISCDMNKKKENGVENCVGYAWAPLLHKGRLNVDIESNIQVLPVATHLPSGYLSIQPLGLGKGNAGPDITWIDSQRPIFTVSFQLISTVFTRDLHLHNLFVHAERILDTKPSASPSDSETCKILKAAHAVQLVTVITFLPTILNQLFVLLTCNTSQEVGLYVIRVLIHFINMVHEAGRKEILQAYIKFVFVLPPLRNGNVAVHEQLAKHLPTLLQPSNTDFLVVNKFMHHSSFFFEIMIKSMAQYLLSTGRIKMHRNERFSKDYHEKIKMLLDVIMPYLMTKYREMPVETHELNKSLAQFLKRCLTFMDRGFVFRLINSYLDNFSPGDQRTLHDFKFTFLQIICSHEHYVSFNLPMMQSRLASRDLMNEYCLTEEFCKHHFLAGLLMQEVRTSLNEIVQIRKVAIGTLRDLMAKHELDDRYQNKGQLSRIASIYIPWLGIVLENLHRLQSVEENEIKIEIKQNGTNRVSTSSSFLTVKDTVASSTTAGTPKSIHRLTLHLDTQSPIRSSMHLRDSTYFAAIAGQGLVNGYSCTSVESDTSTVSGASQSNISQETAIVRELPENGTGERNRHSRTLSVTQSSPRCDKLQPSEVKDILLCFLFIVKYLGDHQVIAWWQQCNDTEILNFFTVIEMSLHHFQYIGKRQIAANAASNIGKPRTVKAMTLPARMAPPDFTTESPATSTLQPHNTVTRENLVENDCGKVYQALLEANMATEVGLIALDCLGLFCIHFKDVLLANEGDNAVMQKFFNIYLSFLQVGQSETLLRHVFAGLRAFLNNYSVALFQGNAVLCGRLCYELLRCCNSKLSSIRQESCALLYLLMRSNFEFTSRKGLTRVHLQVIISVSQMLGNVIGLNNSRFQESLSLINSYASSDKVMKGTGFPVEVKDLNKRIRTVLMATAQMREHNNDPEMLVDLQHSLANSYASTPELRHTWLETMARNHARDGNFSEVACCQLHIAALMAEYLKLRKIHPWGAEAFDQISVNISKDERNLKLDAGEICIQDIHYNESLLLEQLEICADTLEKAERFELLGHLYRLIVPIYEKKRNYEALANCYSHLAQACNKIVEVTRTGKRLLGRFYRVAFFGMAYFEEENGQEYIYKEPKVTSLSEISERLLHLYSEKFGSENVKIIMDSVPVDVSELDPKIAYIQVTHVTPYFEKTELEVRQTEFEQNHNISCFMFETPFTKEGKARGSPEDQWKRRTILTTQYAFPYVKKRIGIAEKRIVELSPIEVALDEMRQRVQELEDVALIGPTDVKKLQLRLQGSICVTVNAGPLAYASAFLDPALSPQYPDDKVEELKDVFREFVKICYTALQINSKLITPDQHEYQEVLRENYQKLCQSLSSLFGEPIWPDEQVGSFKRNSAALFSAISGANNHTSTA, from the exons ATGCGACCTGacgcggccggcgcggcgacggcggcatCAGCAGACGGCGGTACCGAGCCGAGGCCCGATCGGCGTCGCACGACGGCGTTGGCCAGGATGAGCGAGAGGAAGTTCACGCGCGGCCTGGGGAAGCCCGGCATGGCGGCACAGCTGCGGGAGACCGTGTCCCAGGTCGTCCGCGAGAGCACGGTACAG AGTAAGCCGCACTTGGTCGAGCCCATTGACTTTGAGAATTTTGTGCTAAAGAATAAGACGCTGTTGCAAAATGACCCTCAGCGAGAGCTGCTGCTGTACCCCCAGGATGATATTTCT CAAGTGGTTCTGCCAAGGAGATATCGCAGTGTGGTACCGACGGCGCAACATATTACAGAATGTGAGGAAGGAGAGGAGAATCTCCTAACGAAGGAGTGTCTATCCAGTTATACATCCAATTGGAATCTTGTACATTACAAGTACGCGGCATATAGTGGAGCTTATCTCGAGTTGCCAAG AATATCGAAAGCGGACGATCTAAAGGACGAGGTGTATGAAATCGATACCGAGGTAGACCAGGTAGACGAG GATTTAACGAAGAATGACGGTATAACGAAGGAAGGTTACTTGATGAAAGGTCCTGAGATTGGTAGTGCGGATAGAATGTTTGCTCATATCGGCTCGAAATCGTTCAAAAGACGTTTCTGCCATCTCAGACAGGAGGTTGACGGCACTTATATACTCGAGTTTTTTAAAGACGAGAGGAAGGGCGAGGCGAAATTGACAATAGTGATGGACTTTTGCACTGAAGTTGTTAGAAATTCGAAGCGTGGGAGATTCTGCTTTGAACTACGGATGAGTGACACTCACAAGTCTTATACTTTGGCTGCCGATAACGAGGCTGATATGCAAGATTGGTTATTGAAACTCAGTTCCGTCTTGCAACATTACAAACAGCAGGAAGAAAAGCGCGCTGCATCGCTAGAAAGAACCTGTAATACACCTCCGCCATCGCCGCAACCTATGCAG GTTTATGGCACACTGAAAGGTCTCGAGCAGAGTATGAATCCgcaactaataaaatattctagaGAGACTGATACCAGCATCGCTTTAGCGAGGAGAGAGAACAGAAAAAGACTGTTCAGCGTGTATCCTTACATACCCCATGCCAAAACAGCTGTAGGACAATCTGCCGATAACGTGGACCCTTATAAGGAGCAATTTGGCCACAGGATCCTCGTCAAGTGCGAAAGTCTTAAATTTAGACTACAAGCACCTATCGACGAAAAAGAATCTCTCTGTCAAGTGGAACCTTATCATACAGTGTTGAGCCTTTTCGACGCGAGGACTGGCAGAAAACTTACAGAGAATTTTCATTTCGATATTAATCATGAAATAGTGCGAAATATGACGAGAGAACTTAGTCCTGCAGGAATTACAACAGAAACAGAGGATATTACTCTTCCTGGGGAATTGAAGAACATTCCTTTGGACTGGATCAAATATCCGAAACAA GCTATATTCAACATTAGTAATCCTCACCCAGACATATTCCTCGTCGTAAGGATAGACAAGTTACTCCAGGGAAACATATATCAGACCTCAGAGCCATATTTGAGAGCTACTAAGGATCCAAGATTGGGCTTGAAGGTGCACAAACAAGTCCGAGCATGTTGTCAAag actAGGAAATTATAGAATGCCATTTGCATGGGCTGCAAGACCACTATTTAGATTGTATAGCAACGAACTGGATACATCCTCGGATTTCCCAGCAATATACAGGCAGGAGGGtcacaaaataaaagatgagGAGCTGCTAAAACTTCTTTCTGAGTACAGAAA GCCTGAGAAGCTTAGCAAATTGACTGTGATACCTGGTTggctgaaaattaaaatagagcCTATTACGGACATTCCTGAAA ATACATTGTCGACTTGCCTGGCACCGTTAAAGCCATTTCCGATCCCACCAACGGCGGAGCCGACGATCGAGGTCGCCGAATTCGAGAGCACTTCCGAGAGGGATGTGCATCCGTACACGACGTATGTCAATCATCTGTACGTGTATCCGCAGACACTCAATTTCGACagtcaaaaaatgtttacccGAGCTAGGAACATAGCGTGCATCATGGAActccgcgacgacgacggcgaaaACGTCAAGCCTTTACGA GCGATTTATGGGAGACCGGGTTCGCCGTTACTATGCTTACGAGCGTCGTGTGCCGTGTTACATCACAGCGCAGTACCTTCTTGGTATGAAGAAATCAAGATTAAGCTACCCACGAAATTGCACGCAAAACACCATATACTATTCTCCTTTTATCACATAAGTTGCGATAtgaacaaaaagaaagagaacggCGTTGAAAACTGTGTCGGCTATGCATGGGCGCCTTTGCTGCATAAAGGAAG ACTGAACGTGGATATAGAATCGAATATCCAGGTATTGCCTGTAGCGACGCATTTACCGTCGGGATATCTATCCATACAACCCCTTGGACTAGGGAAAGGG AACGCAGGGCCGGATATCACTTGGATTGATTCCCAACGACCAATCTTCACGGTATCTTTCCAATTAATTTCGACGGTATTCACGCGGGACCTTCATCTGCACAATCTGTTCGTCCACGCTGAACGCATCTTGGACACAAAGCCCTCGGCGTCGCCCTCGGATTCGGAAACGTGCAAAATCCTTAAGGCTGCACACGCGGTTCAACTAGTCACCGTTATCACGTTTCTCCCAACTATATTGAATCAACTGTTCGTGTTGTTGACGTGCAATACCAGCCAAGAAGTCGGATTATACGTGATCAGGgtcttaatacattttataaacatgGTGCATGAAGCCGGGCGTAAGGAAATTCTACAAGCGTACATCAAG TTCGTGTTTGTACTGCCTCCTCTCCGAAATGGTAACGTCGCGGTTCACGAGCAACTGGCGAAGCATTTGCCAACTTTGTTACAACCGAGCAATACCGATTTTCTAGTTGTGAACAAATTCATGCATCACTCGAGCttctttttcgaaataatgatCAAGAGTATGGCGCAATATCTACTGAGTACTGGGAGGATAAAG ATGCATAGAAACGAGCGATTCTCAAAAGATTATCACGAGAAGATCAAGATGTTATTAGACGTGATTATGCCATACTTAATGACCAAGTACAGAGAAATGCCAGTAGAGACACACGAATTGAACAAGAGTCTCGCACAATTTTTAAAG CGATGTCTCACATTCATGGACCGTGGCTTCGTGTTTCGTCTCATCAATTCCTACCTGGACAACTTTTCGCCTGGCGACCAACGCACGCTACACGATTTCAAGTTTACTTTTCTGCAAATCATCTGCTCTCACGAGCACTATGTATCCTTCAACTTGCCGATGATGCAGTCGCGTCTTGCTTCCAGAG ATTTAATGAACGAGTATTGTCTCACGGAGGAATTTTGTAAGCACCACTTCCTGGCTGGTCTTCTGATGCAAGAAGTTAGGACTTCCCTCAACGAAATCGTGCAGATCCGTAAGGTCGCCATTGGTACTTTACGGGATTTAATGGCGAAACACGAGTTAGATGATAGATATCAAAATAAG GGTCAACTGAGCAGAATAGCATCGATTTACATACCATGGCTTGGCATTGTATTGGAGAATTTGCATCGACTGCAGTCGGTAGAGGAGAATGAGATCAAGATAGAGATCAAACAGAATGGCACTAACAGAGTGTCGACCAGCAGTTCGTTTCTGACAGTGAAGGATACCGTTGCCAGTTCCACTACCGCGGGTACACCAAAATCCATTCACAG ACTGACTCTTCACCTGGACACTCAATCGCCTATAAGATCGTCTATGCATCTGCGAGATTCTACCTACTTTGCCGCTATCGCGGGTCAAGGGTTGGTAAATGGATATTCTTGCACTAGCGTTGAGTCTGATACATCGACGGTGTCCGGTGCGTCACAGTCTAACATTTCCCAAGAGACCGCCATCGTCAGAGAATTGCCGGAAAACGGAACGGGCGAGAGAAACAGACATTCGCGTACTTTGAGTGTGACGCAATCGTCGCCCAGGTGCGATAAATTGCAGCCCTCGGAAGTGAAAGATATACTACTTTGTTTCCTATTCATTGTCAAGTATCTAGGTGATCATCAGGTGATCGCCTGGTGGCAACAGTGCAACGATACGGAAATACTGAACTTCTTCACAGTAATCGA GATGAGCTTACATCATTTCCAGTATATCGGTAAGAGACAAATAGCCGCGAATGCTGCGAGTAATATTGGAAAGCCCCGCACTGTCAAAGCAATGACTTTACCCGCCAGAATGGCACCGCCAGACTTTACCACTGAAAGTCCCGCTACCAGCACGTTGCAACCTCACAATACAGTTACTAGAGAGAATCTGGTTGAAAATGATTGCGGCAAAGTATATCAAGCTTTACTGGAGGCAAATATGGCAACGGAAGTTGGGCTAATTGCGTTGGATTGCTTGGGTCTCTTCTGTATTCATTTTAAA GATGTTCTCTTGGCAAATGAAGGCGACAACGCAGTCATGCAAaagtttttcaatatttatttgtcgtTTCTTCAAGTCGGTCAGTCCGAAACTTTATTACGTCACGTTTTCGCTGGACTCCGAgcttttttgaataattattccgtCGCGCTTTTCCAAg gCAATGCTGTGCTTTGCGGACGTTTGTGTTATGAGCTGCTGCGTTGCTGTAACAGCAAGTTGAGTTCCATAAGGCAGGAGTCCTGCGCTTTGCTGTATTTGCTCATGCGAAGTAATTTTGAGTTTACTAGTAGGAAAGGATTGACTAGAGTACATTTGCAG GTGATAATTTCAGTGTCCCAAATGTTGGGCAATGTAATCGGTCTGAACAATTCACGATTTCAAGAATCGTTGTCGTTAATCAACAGTTACGCCTCTTCTGATAAAGTTATGAAGGGCACAGGTTTCCCAGTTGAAGTGAAGGACCTCAATAAAAGAATACGAACGGTTTTAATGGCAACCGCGCAAATGCGGGAGCATAATAACGATCCTGAGATGCTGGTCGATTTGCAACATAGTTTGGCTAACTCTTACGCCAGCACGCCCGAATTGAGGCATACCTGGCTGGAAACGATGGCTAGGAACCACGCTAGAGATGGAAATTTTTCCGAG GTTGCTTGTTGTCAACTACATATCGCGGCATTAATGgctgaatatttaaaattgcggAAAATTCATCCGTGGGGCGCAGAAGCTTTCGATCAAATATCTGTGAACATATCGAAGGACGAGCGTAATCTCAAACTTGATGCTGGTGAGAttt GCATTCAAGATATTCACTATAACGAAAGTTTACTTCTTGAGCAATTGGAAATTTGTGCCGACACATTGGAGAAGGCCGAGCGCTTCGAATTGCTTGGGCACTTATATCGTTTAATAGTTCCTATATatgaaaagaagagaaattaCGAAGCTTTGGCTAATTGTTACTCGCATTTGGCGCAAGcctgtaataaaattgtggAGGTAACACGGACTGGAAAGAGATTGCTTGGGAGGTTTTACAGAGTGGCATTCTTTGGCATG GCGTACTTTGAGGAAGAGAATGGTCAAGAATACATTTATAAGGAGCCAAAAGTGACATCGTTATCTGAAATATCGGAAcgtttattgcatttatatagCGAAAAGTTCGGATCTGAGAACGTTAAGATAATAATGGATTCTGTACCAGTCGACGTAAGCGAATTAGATCCCAAGATAGCGTACATTCAGGTAACGCATGTCACACCCTACTTTGAGAAGACGGAGTTGGAAGTGCGACAAACTGAGTTCGAGCAGAATCACAACATATCTTGCTTCATGTTTGAGACGCCATTTACTAAGGAGGGCAAGGCAAGAGGCAGTCCGGAGGATCAATGGAAACGTAGAACTATTCTCACAA CGCAATATGCTTTTCCGTATGTGAAGAAGCGCATCGGGATTGCCGAGAAACGGATAGTGGAGCTCAGCCCTATCGAGGTCGCTTTGGATGAGATGAGGCAACGCGTTCAGGAATTGGAGGATGTGGCTTTGATCGGACCGACGGATGTGAAGAAACTGCAGTTACGTCTCCAAGGTAGCATTTGCGTAACGGTAAATGCCGGTCCTTTAGCCTATGCCTCCGCATTTCTGGATCCTGCGCTGTCTCCACAATACCCCGATGACAAAGTAGAAGAATTGAAGGATGTCTTTAG GGAATTTGTCAAGATATGTTATACAGCATTACAAATTAATAGCAAACTGATCACGCCCGACCAACACGAATATCAAGAAGTGTTACGTGAGAATTACCAAAAACTGTGCCAGAGTTTGTCGTCCTTGTTCGGGGAACCAATATGGCCGGACGAGCAAGTAGGAAGTTTCAAACGCAATAGCGCTGCTCTGTTCAGCGCTATCAGCGGTGCTAACAATCATACCAGTACAGCCTAA